DNA sequence from the Glycine soja cultivar W05 chromosome 18, ASM419377v2, whole genome shotgun sequence genome:
tattcttactaatgaaaataatatttgaataattttcaattaatttgatttgtacatacttaattaataacatatttcacttaatatatgCTAtcttatacatttaatttttaatttttataattgatttttttaatttgtaaaattaatttaagcataaaaatgcattaattctaagcataatataaaatatattttatttaaatttcaatttgcaATCGAGgatgaaatattttattgacaaaaaataagtttaatagAAACAgcttaaaaataatgaaattgaaatattttattgacaaaaaataagttttattgcTAGTTACctgtataattaaaaatattaagaatgtttggacatttaaaataattaaaattaaaagttagtttaaaaattattgttgatgtCACACGTGACACGACACGAGTGTACATACTAGTAGTACTACaattaaatctttcaaaaaaaaaaaaaatagtacaatTAAGTGTGTCGGTTGGCTAAGTTGGTAAAATAACACATACTGCGAGTGACTGgaaatttttataatcaattttgacTTTTGTCTTTTACCTTTGGCCTCTTCCCACTATCCATGCATAATATGTATGCTTATTAATATTAAGTTTGATCATCATATGCTAAATTTATgtaaaatctattaaattaCACGAGTTTCTTTATCATCTGATAAATTGtacataaaatttaatcaacaatattttcataaaaacatgttattagaaattcttttattagcTATCAGCAATTCATGATTCACCCATAATAATCCTTCATCAAGATCAAGACTACTCCCAAATCTCTTTTGATTGTTGGCTACAAAACTATTCCCAAATGGGCAACCCTAACAAAGATTCTATTCTATTCTATGGCAAAGTTGGTAACGTTACAAATACAAAAACCCTTCCGCGGTTTTCGAATTTAGAACGTTACAAACACACACAAGACAGCGTTCCATAAGACCCCAAACACAActtaaaaactttgaaaaaGACAGAAGAAAGGGACAAGGGCACATGAGTCATTTCACCATAAAGAGCAGAAACCAAGCCAACAAATGCCACGACCCCTCTTTCCATTTTCCAGCTGTGACCAAATCATCCTAGCCCCCCCTCACATGGCCCTCCACAACTCAACcatagttagttagttaccaTTTCCTTAGCCATTATACTCCTTTTTTCCCTTGTAAAAACTATTAAGAATTGAGATGAGGCTTCTGAAGGTTATAATCGAGATTtcgtataaaaaaaaacttaaaagagaaaatactgaAATAGGATGGGTATCTTTAAATTAGTtgaattttacataaatatcaataaataaacatatggGCTTTGATTAAACTATATATGGCCAtggttattattttaaaattttgattaaaatgtttttttacagCAATTTTGATTAAATGTTAAATCCCCTCTTAcaatgttattttaataattttctttttattttattaaaataggtataaaataaaaaaagtaagtaTACTTAATGtgttgaaatattaaaaaacaaagtttttgCATTCGATGATTTGAAATTATCCTTAATTAATATtagtccttaaaaataattttaaagaactaaaacacatgtttttttgtaaaaagaaaaagatttattatatataaaatacaaaaaacgtAACGAATGTATCCATTTGTTGGATATCTGTaccttattttttcataaaaacaactaaaattaaagagaaaaaaaatctttaaccaTGGTTTAACCAAACCCAACCTAACCCCACTCACACTCACCCCAATCTCCCATACCATCTTTTAACTCCTTCTCTAACTCCTCACTCCCACTCCCACTCCCACTTCCACTTCCACTCTCTCACACACTCTCTTATTGTCTCTCCATCATGGCTCACATTCTCCCTTTCCTCCTCCTCACCCTCCTCGCCGCCACCGCCTCCGCCCACAATATCACCGACATTCTCGCCGCCAACCCCGACTACAGCGACTTCAACGGCTTCCTCTCCCAAACCGGCCTCGCCGGCGAAATCAACACCCGCCAGACCATCACCGTCCTCGTCCTCAACAACGCCGCCCTCTCCGCCGTGGCCGCAAAACACCCCCTCTCCGTCGTCAAAAACCTCCTCAGCCTCCACATCCTCCTCGACTACTTCGACAACACAAAGCTCCACCAGATCCCCAACGGCACCACGCTCTCCACCACTCTCTACCAAACCACCGGCAATGCCAACGGCAACGTCGGCTCCGTCAACATCACCGACCTCAAAGGCGGTAAGGTTGGCTTCGGCTCCGCTGCTCCCGGCTCCAAACTCGACTCCTCCTACACCAAATCCGTCAAACAAATCCCCTACAACATCTCCGTCATGGAAATCAGCGCGCCGATCATTTCGCCGGGGATCCTCGCGGCTCCGCCTCCCTCAGCCGACGTTAACATAACGGCGCTCATCGAAAAAGCCGGATGCAAAACGTTCGCCTCACTCATCTCCTCTAACGGACTCATTAAAACGTTTCAGTCAACGGCGGATAAAGGTTTGACTATTTTCGCTCCTAACGATGAAGCGTTTAAGGCGAAAGGCGTACCTGATTTGAGCAAGCTCACGAACGCTGAAGTTGTTTCGCTCTTACAGTATCACGCCGCCGCTAAGTATCTTCCCGTTGGATCTCTGAAAACGACGAAGGATTCAATTAACACGTTGGCCTCCAACGGCGCCGGAAAGTTCGATTTGACCGTTTCCGTCGCCGGAGATTCCCTTACGCTCCACACCGGAGTCGATTCCTCGAGGATAGCGGAGACGATTCTCGATTCCACTCCGCTTTCGATTTATTCTGTGGACAGCGTTCTTCTTCCGCCGGAGCTGTTCGCGAAGTCGCCGTCTCCTGCCCCGGCGCCGGGACCGGTTACTGCGCCTTCTCCCTCGCCGGTGTCAACTCCATCGGAAGCACCTTCGCCGCTTCCGGCATCGCCTCCGGCTCCAGCGGGAGAGACTCCTGCCGGTGCTCCGGCGGATGCACCGTCCTCGGAGGCTGAGCGGAGCACTTCCGGCAAGAGTGACGGTGTTCACGTGAAAGCTTCTGCGACTCTCACTGTTGCAGTGATTGCATTGTCTGCCTTTGTGATTTCTGCTAcctttatgtaattttaatatttttatagtttttattgattttctttttgtaagtgtttttgagtttttttttttaaatttgcgctttttatttttatttttatttttatttttcctgggATGTGATTGGACGAGGGAAtttggtttatttatttttttgttataaattaatttaggcATGTGGTGATGTACGACACTGCGACGTGTtagttgtgtatttttattttattttaatttttgagttATGGAAGATTCTGGTGTTTTTTTGGGTGGTGGAATCTGCTGTGGTGCTTTCTATTTAGTATTTTGTGGAATGGGTTATCCTTTGGGGTGGGATTGGTGGAGGTGAAGGAAGGCCACGTGGCGGAGTATTAGTGGATCCTACGTGTTTCCTTTGGTGAGGACCATCGCATTTtaatgtgtttttcttttatacaaTGGAATAGAACTCAGATCTGGTTCTGAGTACTGTGCGACGAATAGTTTACATTTTCCAACATTTTTTCAATTCTTGAATGGTTTAGAAATCTAGGTGATGCACGCGCGAGTTTAGGTTTAAGATTTTTAAACGCACTAATTCAATTCATGATTCTGTTTGTATTAGAAAAATGGTGGTAGCCATTGGGATTAATATAATGACTTAATGAGAATCATGACTGCATGAGTAGTTAACAATTAGTAAGATGTCAAAAATATTTCCTCTTGTGGAACTTTTTTGTCTTCCATTTAAGATGTTGGTCAACTTCGTcatttttcttgaatttcaGAAGCAAACAAGCCATGTTAATTCAAATTAGTGTGAACTGTGAACAagactttttttgtttaaattttaaaataattgcaaAGAGTCTCAATAATTAACTTGAAATCGAGTTGTAGGTGTTATTTAGGAATTTGGTACTTTTAAAAGTGAAGGAACAAAGTTTAGTTCTtgattgataaattaataactgATATATTTGTTATGTATGTGCACTAATCATTTTTTGGTACATAAATGCAGTTATTTGTCATCAAAgactactttttctttttaagtgaGTTAAATTTGGATAGATAACCGGGAAAGAAAGTGACTATTTTCTTATGATGCTTTTAGGAGTTAATGTTGTGTTAAGGatgatttcataaaatttagaGTAATAAATTGAATGTTGTTAACAACGTGGCGCATGTCACGCCataatttgattcttttataaaagttttgaccatctCTTGTTGCTATGTTGTGCTTGCAAGTCTGGCCATAGATATGATTCATGgggaattttctctttggcTTTTAGGAAGTAATGTACTTTGGTTGCAGTTAGAGTATCATCAACAGACAGACAATTTCATCCTGACCTTTGGGTGTTTGTAAGAGATTTCTACTACCATTCCATAGTGAAGGATCACTAAATTGgacacacacaaaaaagaatCACTAAATTGGAAAATTACTTTCATGAAGCTTCAGTATCATGACTATGTTTCATACTCATACGAATCATAATCTATTAATCTAGTCGTGTTGTGGGCTATGTGCATGCCTTCATAATGACGTTTTTCATTAGTAGTATTTGGGAGGTTTTCCAGCACTCCTTTTTCATATCTTCataatttctgttttttttcttgatctttcaaaaaaaagtttttgaaattattttttctattatagaaactaatttttggaatataaaataaaagagttgGAAGGTGCGAAGAGAAAAATGGGAGTACAATTAGAACTTCCTACTGTATTTTAACTTGCACAAATGGGTAATGCAATTTTTATATAGTTAATTTATAAAGAAAgaatgtatttaaatttaaatataacacatgagataaaacataaatatgacttgtaatttatatattagtacttttatgtataaaaaatattcgattataaaaaaaatcatttctatACTTTTAACACTTAATAACATGTTTGAttcttctgtaaaaaaaaaaaacatgtgttaattcttcttatttt
Encoded proteins:
- the LOC114396540 gene encoding fasciclin-like arabinogalactan protein 10; protein product: MAHILPFLLLTLLAATASAHNITDILAANPDYSDFNGFLSQTGLAGEINTRQTITVLVLNNAALSAVAAKHPLSVVKNLLSLHILLDYFDNTKLHQIPNGTTLSTTLYQTTGNANGNVGSVNITDLKGGKVGFGSAAPGSKLDSSYTKSVKQIPYNISVMEISAPIISPGILAAPPPSADVNITALIEKAGCKTFASLISSNGLIKTFQSTADKGLTIFAPNDEAFKAKGVPDLSKLTNAEVVSLLQYHAAAKYLPVGSLKTTKDSINTLASNGAGKFDLTVSVAGDSLTLHTGVDSSRIAETILDSTPLSIYSVDSVLLPPELFAKSPSPAPAPGPVTAPSPSPVSTPSEAPSPLPASPPAPAGETPAGAPADAPSSEAERSTSGKSDGVHVKASATLTVAVIALSAFVISATFM